Proteins co-encoded in one Candidatus Manganitrophaceae bacterium genomic window:
- a CDS encoding helicase: MRLIKNTGNDRVVDELRKCITLNSHLDVASPALSLFAFADVCELLAQLDYCRLILPVAEGNDLGLFGSEKDRPFRNRLQGRWLARLCAEWIKNKTELRGATGVLPQSTLIMGHMDAALRRVITGNCPFTTDGLGLMPGNQFGLIQCSENSDEWNMLGAWFTALWNSLPASPEAKNVLLAQLENIFERKPPSSIYFLILFHLFRDRDDALDEDQIVKSATGIRNTVVWKKLYRFQRDGVVGAIDKLNRFGGCIIADSVGLGKTFEALAIIKYHELRNDRVLVLCPKRLRDNWTLYKTNDRRNFLAPDRFNYDVLNHTDLSRDGGLSGDIDLAHVNWGNYDLVVIDESHNFRNKKTPRVGSETRYDRLMRKIIKEGVKTRVLMLSATPVNNRMADLRNQIAFATEGDDTALLDHGIGSIDSTTRLAQKQFNRWLDFDDPDRTPSRLIEMLGFDYFTLLDLLTIARSRKHIEKYYGTAETGRFPDRLKPINIKADVDRAGEFRSIREINNEIRRLTLASYAPLRYVLPHKQAAYDKKYSTEIRGGEGFFRQADREESLIHLLRVNVLKRMESAVPSFALTVQRQLRDVEVTLAHIESHAEELEEIDIEDVDLDDSAFESLLVGRKVKVLLKDVDLIRWKQDLIEDRNRLATLHAAAAQVDASRDAKLAALREMIEHKCRNPINLGNRKVIVFTAFADTARYLYDQLAPWAKITLGIDTALVTGTGRNQTTLHGLRKDLASILTTFAPRSKERPEELAGDGELDLLIATDCISEGQNLQDCDWLINYDIHWNPVRIIQRFGRIDRIGSPNECIQLVNFWPNMELEEYINLEQRVSGRMVLLDISATGEENLIEQQSGNQMNDLEYRRKQLLKLQDAVIDLEDLSTGISIADLTLTDFRIDLAQYLKAHPGVLESLPLGTCAVTTTTEAEIAPGIIFCLRAEGEAAKRSAEAGYPLGAHYLVHVGDGGTVLLPYTQAKQILDRLKRLCLGRDLPDAEACARFDKATKEGEDMRAAQRLLAAAVASVVGKNEERAVASLFSPGGTHAMKGEFAGINDFEVVAWLAVLSEAA; this comes from the coding sequence TTGAGGCTGATTAAAAACACGGGCAACGACCGGGTCGTCGATGAACTACGCAAATGTATTACACTGAATTCCCACTTGGATGTCGCTTCACCTGCACTGTCGCTTTTCGCTTTTGCTGATGTATGTGAGTTACTGGCGCAACTTGATTACTGTCGATTAATACTACCCGTCGCTGAGGGGAATGACCTCGGCTTATTCGGCTCGGAAAAGGATCGCCCTTTCCGAAACCGTCTCCAAGGTCGCTGGCTTGCCCGCTTGTGTGCCGAGTGGATCAAGAACAAGACTGAACTCCGGGGAGCAACCGGAGTGCTTCCTCAGTCCACTTTGATTATGGGTCACATGGACGCTGCTCTGCGTCGAGTCATTACCGGAAACTGTCCCTTCACGACGGATGGCCTTGGTCTCATGCCGGGTAATCAGTTCGGTCTGATTCAGTGTTCCGAGAACTCAGACGAGTGGAACATGCTCGGTGCTTGGTTTACCGCCCTTTGGAATAGTCTTCCCGCTTCGCCAGAGGCAAAAAACGTCTTACTGGCACAACTCGAAAATATCTTTGAGCGCAAGCCGCCGTCATCCATTTATTTTCTAATTCTCTTCCATTTATTCAGGGACCGCGACGATGCGCTCGACGAGGATCAGATCGTCAAGTCGGCGACCGGTATCCGCAATACGGTGGTCTGGAAGAAACTTTACAGATTCCAGCGCGACGGTGTGGTCGGCGCGATCGACAAGCTCAACCGATTCGGCGGCTGCATCATCGCAGACAGTGTCGGCCTTGGGAAAACCTTCGAGGCGCTCGCGATCATCAAATACCACGAACTGCGAAATGATCGGGTGCTGGTGCTCTGCCCGAAGCGGCTGCGCGACAATTGGACTCTCTATAAGACGAATGACCGGCGGAACTTTCTTGCCCCGGACCGCTTCAACTATGACGTCCTCAATCACACGGACTTGTCACGCGATGGCGGTTTGTCAGGCGATATCGATCTGGCACATGTCAATTGGGGCAACTATGACCTTGTCGTCATTGACGAATCTCACAATTTCCGCAACAAGAAAACGCCGCGGGTTGGCAGCGAGACCCGCTACGATCGCCTCATGCGCAAGATCATCAAGGAAGGCGTCAAGACCCGCGTACTCATGCTCTCGGCGACGCCGGTCAACAACCGCATGGCCGATCTACGGAACCAGATCGCCTTCGCTACAGAAGGCGACGACACGGCTCTGCTGGATCACGGCATCGGCAGCATCGACAGCACCACGCGCCTCGCGCAGAAGCAGTTCAACCGCTGGCTCGATTTCGATGACCCGGATCGGACGCCCTCGCGGCTGATCGAGATGCTCGGCTTCGATTACTTCACTCTGCTTGATCTGCTCACCATCGCCCGTTCGCGCAAGCATATCGAGAAGTATTACGGCACCGCCGAAACCGGACGCTTTCCAGACCGATTGAAACCGATCAACATCAAAGCCGATGTGGACCGAGCCGGCGAATTCCGCTCGATCCGCGAGATCAACAATGAAATCCGCCGCCTAACCCTCGCCTCCTACGCGCCCCTCCGGTACGTGCTGCCACACAAGCAGGCGGCTTACGACAAGAAGTACAGTACCGAGATTCGCGGTGGCGAGGGCTTCTTCCGTCAAGCCGACCGCGAGGAAAGCCTGATCCACTTGTTGCGTGTCAACGTGCTTAAGCGCATGGAAAGCGCGGTTCCATCGTTTGCCCTCACGGTGCAGCGTCAACTACGAGACGTTGAGGTCACCCTGGCCCATATCGAGAGCCACGCCGAGGAGTTGGAGGAGATCGACATCGAAGATGTGGACCTCGACGATTCCGCCTTCGAGAGTTTGCTCGTCGGACGCAAGGTGAAGGTGCTGCTGAAGGACGTGGACCTCATCCGCTGGAAACAGGATCTGATAGAGGACCGCAACCGTTTGGCGACCCTCCACGCGGCGGCGGCCCAGGTGGATGCCTCCCGTGACGCTAAGCTTGCTGCCCTGCGTGAGATGATCGAACACAAATGCCGTAACCCGATCAACCTCGGCAACCGCAAGGTGATCGTCTTCACTGCCTTTGCGGACACCGCCCGATATCTATACGATCAGCTCGCACCTTGGGCGAAAATAACCCTTGGTATTGATACGGCGCTTGTCACCGGCACGGGTCGAAACCAGACGACGCTGCACGGGCTGCGCAAAGACCTGGCATCGATCCTTACCACGTTCGCACCCCGGTCCAAGGAGCGGCCCGAGGAACTCGCCGGCGACGGCGAGCTTGACCTGCTCATCGCCACGGACTGTATTTCCGAAGGTCAAAACCTCCAAGACTGCGACTGGCTGATTAACTATGACATCCACTGGAACCCTGTGCGCATCATTCAGCGCTTCGGCCGTATTGATCGCATCGGCTCGCCCAATGAGTGCATCCAACTCGTCAATTTCTGGCCCAACATGGAGCTGGAGGAATATATCAACCTGGAACAGCGGGTTAGCGGCCGCATGGTGCTGCTTGACATCTCCGCGACCGGCGAGGAGAATTTAATCGAGCAGCAATCCGGCAACCAGATGAACGATCTGGAGTACCGCCGCAAGCAACTGTTGAAACTCCAGGACGCAGTGATCGATTTGGAGGACCTCTCCACCGGCATCTCCATTGCGGACCTCACACTGACCGACTTCCGTATCGATCTGGCGCAATACCTCAAGGCACATCCCGGCGTGCTGGAGAGTCTGCCGCTCGGCACATGCGCGGTCACGACTACCACAGAAGCGGAAATCGCGCCGGGCATCATCTTCTGCCTCCGTGCCGAGGGCGAGGCCGCCAAGCGCAGCGCCGAGGCCGGCTATCCACTTGGTGCTCATTATCTCGTGCATGTGGGCGACGGTGGCACGGTGCTGCTCCCGTACACGCAAGCCAAGCAGATTCTTGACCGGCTCAAGCGCCTCTGCCTCGGGCGCGACTTGCCCGATGCAGAGGCGTGCGCCCGCTTCGATAAGGCGACAAAGGAGGGCGAGGACATGCGCGCTGCGCAGCGCCTGCTCGCCGCCGCCGTGGCCTCGGTGGTCGGTAAGAACGAAGAGCGCGCCGTGGCGAGTCTGTTCAGTCCCGGCGGCACTCATGCCATGAAGGGCGAGTTTGCGGGTATTAACGACTTTGAGGTGGTGGCCTGGCTCGCGGTGTTGTCCGAGGCGGCATGA
- a CDS encoding helix-turn-helix domain-containing protein yields MKISKVNGASRIERRHLPLFKELARRTSAPRISSDKQKAIVALLSEGCSIRETARLVGVSLKTVWRYRRMQFGEHPRLPSMRRFRAIIKRVEVLDEKRKRRRADQIKRVKEEAPL; encoded by the coding sequence TTGAAAATCAGCAAGGTCAATGGGGCGTCGAGGATTGAGCGGCGGCATCTTCCCCTCTTCAAGGAACTTGCCCGAAGGACGAGCGCTCCTCGCATTTCATCCGATAAGCAGAAGGCGATTGTCGCCCTTCTGTCCGAGGGATGTTCCATCAGAGAGACAGCGCGTCTTGTCGGGGTTTCATTGAAGACCGTTTGGCGGTATCGGAGGATGCAGTTTGGAGAACATCCTCGCCTGCCATCTATGCGTCGATTCCGAGCCATAATTAAACGGGTTGAAGTCCTTGACGAGAAAAGGAAACGACGCAGGGCCGATCAAATAAAACGAGTTAAAGAAGAGGCACCATTATGA
- a CDS encoding DUF3631 domain-containing protein: MEMTTLKLRPEHIEDLRQSGLSEETIEAAGIRSVEAEEAKRILNGIDCGPGWGVDWPTHGNPNLAPLTTVKPDKPYRFPDGRTAKYLMPKGARNRLYIPPMLKPEDLTRRILDIYITEGVKKALSGVQADLVCLGLNGVDSFTYRDDYGLSHPIEDLSMIEWNGRSERRVFIVFDSDQAIKPHVRKAQYRLAVELRKRGAEVSAILLPSGPNGEKVGLDDYLLRHNFSDLQSLPRDPLDAPPIFTVEEWLKAYEDGDDKANVREILQALAGLSLLDYEQIRERVAKIGGVRVSVLDAEVAALRPEGETSQTGTPMEFEEIIPWDEPVDGAALFDEIETTLKTFMIIPDHAAMAIPLWVAFSHSIDLFRVAPILSIVSPEMRCGKTTLLSIIAQLVPKPLTSSNISGPALFRSIEKWSPTLIVDEADSFLKGNEELRGIFNSGHTRTTAFVIRTVGDDHEPRRFNTWGAKVVALIGKLPATMTDRSIVISLQRKKPGEKVERLKGEHSRLFLTLGRKLFRWVKDNERKLKETNPETPESLNDRARDNWQPLFAIAEVAGGAWPEKVRRAAEKLSSDPGEGGLGVKLLSDIREVISERHKNEEKIFSSVLLEEILKLEERPWPDAFGGKGLTPARMAKLLNDFGIKSRDVRIREGVKKGFLKEDFDEAFARYLPEGGFPPFQSATEIQTNTGAGFSVFQSATEKNGVALEKMRIANSDTGCSGVAFRKGEKGGVSLNEGENPDKEEVIEL; encoded by the coding sequence ATGGAGATGACGACATTAAAACTGCGGCCCGAGCACATTGAAGATCTCCGGCAGTCCGGTTTGTCCGAGGAGACCATTGAAGCGGCTGGCATCAGGTCGGTCGAGGCGGAAGAGGCAAAGCGGATTTTGAACGGCATTGATTGCGGGCCGGGATGGGGGGTTGATTGGCCGACACACGGAAACCCCAACCTTGCCCCCCTGACGACAGTCAAGCCAGATAAGCCTTACCGCTTTCCAGATGGTCGCACGGCAAAGTATTTGATGCCGAAAGGAGCGCGAAATCGGCTCTACATCCCTCCGATGCTAAAACCGGAGGATCTGACGCGGCGCATACTCGATATATACATCACTGAAGGGGTGAAGAAAGCGCTTTCGGGCGTTCAGGCGGATCTCGTATGCCTTGGGCTTAACGGCGTGGACTCCTTCACATACAGAGACGACTACGGCTTGAGCCATCCGATTGAAGACCTTTCGATGATCGAATGGAATGGCCGGAGTGAGCGGCGAGTATTTATCGTTTTCGACTCCGATCAAGCGATAAAGCCGCACGTCAGGAAGGCTCAATACCGTTTGGCGGTCGAACTGCGAAAACGCGGCGCTGAGGTGTCGGCGATCCTGCTTCCATCCGGGCCGAACGGGGAGAAGGTTGGACTTGACGATTACCTTCTCCGGCATAACTTCTCCGACCTGCAATCGCTTCCACGCGATCCGCTTGATGCCCCTCCGATCTTCACTGTCGAGGAGTGGCTCAAAGCATATGAGGACGGCGACGACAAGGCCAACGTTCGGGAGATCCTACAAGCACTCGCCGGATTATCGCTGCTCGATTATGAGCAGATCCGGGAGAGAGTGGCAAAGATCGGCGGCGTCCGGGTGTCGGTGCTCGATGCGGAAGTGGCGGCCCTTCGACCGGAGGGCGAAACATCGCAAACCGGAACCCCGATGGAATTTGAAGAGATCATTCCCTGGGATGAACCGGTAGACGGCGCGGCCCTATTCGATGAGATCGAGACAACTCTGAAAACGTTTATGATTATACCCGATCACGCGGCGATGGCTATTCCTCTCTGGGTTGCCTTTTCTCATTCTATCGACCTTTTCAGAGTTGCTCCTATTCTTTCAATCGTATCTCCAGAAATGCGCTGTGGAAAAACGACCCTCCTTTCGATCATTGCTCAATTAGTTCCCAAACCACTTACTTCTTCAAATATCAGCGGACCAGCCCTCTTTCGGTCGATCGAAAAGTGGTCTCCGACCTTGATTGTAGATGAGGCCGATTCTTTTTTAAAAGGCAACGAAGAGCTGCGGGGAATCTTCAATTCCGGCCATACCCGAACAACCGCCTTCGTTATTCGGACGGTGGGAGACGACCATGAGCCGAGGCGGTTTAATACTTGGGGAGCAAAGGTAGTTGCTCTTATTGGAAAGCTACCTGCGACGATGACCGACCGGAGTATCGTCATCTCGCTACAGAGAAAGAAACCCGGGGAGAAAGTAGAGCGACTCAAAGGAGAACACTCCCGCCTCTTTTTGACTCTTGGCCGGAAGCTTTTCAGGTGGGTGAAAGACAACGAGAGAAAGCTGAAAGAGACAAATCCCGAGACCCCCGAAAGCTTAAACGACCGGGCACGTGATAACTGGCAACCCCTCTTTGCTATCGCTGAAGTAGCCGGGGGCGCGTGGCCAGAGAAGGTGCGGAGGGCCGCCGAAAAGCTATCAAGCGACCCAGGAGAAGGCGGCCTTGGGGTGAAGCTTCTTTCCGACATACGAGAGGTAATCTCAGAGAGGCATAAAAACGAAGAGAAGATTTTCTCATCCGTTCTTTTAGAGGAAATTCTAAAACTTGAAGAACGACCCTGGCCAGATGCCTTCGGGGGAAAGGGGCTGACACCAGCAAGAATGGCAAAGCTACTGAACGATTTCGGGATCAAATCAAGGGATGTCCGGATCAGGGAAGGGGTCAAAAAGGGCTTTCTCAAGGAAGATTTTGACGAAGCTTTCGCACGATATCTACCAGAAGGGGGCTTTCCCCCTTTCCAAAGCGCTACAGAGATACAAACCAATACTGGCGCGGGTTTTAGCGTTTTTCAAAGCGCTACAGAAAAAAATGGTGTAGCGCTTGAAAAAATGAGAATCGCCAATAGTGACACAGGCTGTAGCGGTGTAGCGTTTCGAAAGGGGGAAAAGGGGGGGGTCTCTCTCAATGAAGGGGAAAATCCTGATAAAGAGGAGGTCATCGAATTATGA
- a CDS encoding helix-turn-helix domain-containing protein — protein sequence MATLSMSRLLRVPEAARLSGLKEATIRKMIFQRRLPTVRIGRAVMIPEEAIEKLIREGYRPAIGLNSSTE from the coding sequence ATGGCTACGCTGAGTATGTCAAGGTTATTGCGTGTCCCGGAAGCCGCGAGGCTGAGTGGGTTGAAAGAAGCAACGATCAGAAAAATGATTTTTCAACGGCGACTTCCGACTGTCCGAATCGGTAGGGCCGTCATGATTCCGGAGGAGGCCATTGAAAAACTAATTCGGGAAGGGTACAGGCCGGCAATTGGATTGAATTCCTCTACGGAGTGA
- a CDS encoding site-specific integrase, whose protein sequence is MARAGGKDRGLVERPKESGIWWVRVWHEGKEHWYRVGAKSAAKDLYRTIKDKQRRGRFFPEEYERKKKVPLKDFMDQVIAVSKKQSLRDDKRFAEFWGEIFKDRPIDTIKPAEIEKVQIRLLEGDGKEDMGREPSTVNRYTDFLRHVFYLAIRDNLIQSNPAARIKRFKEPAGKIRFLSETEENLLGEKIINPLHRKMVQFALNTGLRQSEQFKLRWENIDTERRTLFIPRSKSGESRSVPLNDQALGVLRSLTSWMTSPWVFPSEVSSSPMDARNFYGRIYLPALKAAKLNGEVNWHTLRHTFASRLVMAGVDLRTVQSLMGHKTIAMTIRYAHLSDAHRLDAVNRLFSSKKENVTVTKTGTKEEVISGGVS, encoded by the coding sequence ATGGCAAGAGCAGGCGGTAAGGATCGGGGCCTTGTCGAAAGACCGAAAGAATCGGGGATCTGGTGGGTCAGGGTGTGGCACGAAGGTAAAGAGCACTGGTACAGGGTCGGAGCCAAGAGCGCTGCAAAAGACTTATACCGCACCATCAAGGATAAACAGCGGCGGGGTCGATTCTTTCCGGAGGAATACGAGCGGAAGAAAAAGGTTCCACTTAAAGACTTCATGGATCAGGTGATCGCCGTTTCAAAAAAACAATCGCTCCGGGATGATAAACGCTTTGCTGAGTTTTGGGGGGAGATATTCAAAGACCGACCGATCGACACCATCAAGCCTGCGGAGATCGAGAAGGTCCAAATCCGGCTCCTGGAAGGCGATGGGAAGGAAGACATGGGACGGGAGCCCAGCACGGTCAACCGGTATACTGACTTCCTACGACATGTTTTCTATTTGGCGATCCGGGACAACCTAATTCAGTCGAACCCGGCCGCAAGGATCAAGCGATTCAAAGAGCCTGCCGGGAAGATCCGGTTTCTCTCAGAGACGGAGGAGAACCTTCTCGGGGAAAAGATCATCAATCCACTTCATAGGAAGATGGTTCAATTTGCACTCAATACCGGCCTTCGACAATCCGAGCAATTCAAGCTCCGATGGGAGAATATCGACACGGAGAGAAGGACTCTTTTTATTCCACGGTCAAAGTCTGGGGAGTCCCGTTCAGTCCCACTCAACGATCAAGCACTTGGGGTACTTCGATCTTTAACTTCCTGGATGACCTCCCCTTGGGTTTTCCCATCTGAGGTTTCTTCAAGTCCGATGGATGCTCGAAATTTCTACGGGAGGATCTATCTCCCCGCCCTGAAGGCCGCAAAACTGAACGGGGAAGTAAACTGGCACACGCTCCGACACACGTTCGCCAGCCGTCTTGTCATGGCGGGGGTCGATCTTCGGACCGTTCAGAGCCTGATGGGGCATAAGACAATCGCGATGACGATTCGGTATGCCCACCTCTCCGACGCGCATAGACTCGACGCAGTGAACCGCCTCTTTTCGAGTAAAAAAGAAAACGTAACCGTGACCAAAACCGGGACCAAAGAGGAAGTTATATCAGGGGGAGTGTCGTAA
- the trpS gene encoding tryptophan--tRNA ligase, giving the protein MNLRKRILTGDRPTGRLHLGHYVGSLINRVKLQEEYETYILIADVQALTDHFEHPEILQQNIREVTKDYLAVGIDPAKSTILIQSMIPEIAELAIYYLNLVTVARLQRNPTVKDEMQQKGFEQNLPAGFLVYPVHQAADITIFNADLVPVGKDQLPMIEQTVEIVRRFNILYAPDAPVLVEPQARVGEFARLPGIDGQAKMSKSLGNAIYLADDAKTVEAKVMRMYTDPTRLRATDPGHIEGNPVFVYHDAFNPDAAEIADLKARYVEGKVGDVEVKKKLAKALNTFLDPIRERRAHYDQNEKAVDEILKEGTRRARAVAQETMRTVRRAMKTDYPFQG; this is encoded by the coding sequence ATGAACCTACGAAAGCGGATATTGACCGGAGATCGGCCGACCGGCCGGCTTCATCTCGGACATTACGTCGGCTCGCTCATCAACCGGGTGAAGCTTCAGGAGGAATATGAGACCTATATCTTGATCGCCGACGTTCAGGCGCTGACCGACCATTTCGAGCATCCGGAGATTCTACAGCAGAATATCCGAGAGGTGACCAAAGATTACCTGGCGGTCGGGATCGATCCGGCGAAAAGCACGATCCTGATCCAGTCGATGATTCCGGAGATCGCCGAACTCGCGATCTATTATCTCAACCTCGTCACCGTCGCCCGGCTGCAGCGCAATCCGACGGTGAAAGACGAAATGCAGCAGAAAGGATTCGAGCAGAACCTGCCGGCGGGGTTTTTGGTCTATCCGGTGCATCAGGCCGCCGACATTACGATCTTCAATGCCGACCTTGTTCCGGTCGGCAAGGATCAGCTCCCGATGATCGAGCAGACGGTCGAAATCGTCCGCCGCTTTAACATCCTCTATGCGCCCGACGCGCCGGTGTTGGTCGAGCCGCAGGCGAGAGTGGGAGAGTTTGCCCGCCTCCCCGGGATCGACGGCCAGGCGAAGATGAGCAAGAGCTTGGGCAATGCGATCTATCTGGCCGACGATGCTAAAACGGTCGAGGCAAAAGTGATGCGGATGTACACCGATCCGACCCGGCTTCGCGCGACCGATCCGGGACACATTGAAGGCAATCCGGTCTTCGTCTATCATGACGCCTTTAACCCGGACGCCGCCGAGATCGCCGACTTGAAAGCCCGTTACGTCGAGGGAAAGGTCGGCGACGTGGAGGTGAAGAAGAAGCTGGCCAAAGCGCTGAATACTTTTCTCGACCCAATCCGGGAGCGGCGCGCCCACTACGATCAAAACGAAAAAGCGGTCGATGAAATTCTGAAGGAGGGAACACGTCGCGCCCGCGCGGTCGCGCAGGAGACGATGCGGACGGTTCGGCGAGCGATGAAGACCGACTACCCGTTTCAGGGGTGA
- a CDS encoding sirohydrochlorin chelatase: protein MIGGETRPDPREETIILLGHGSRDVAAIEEFERFINLFKAHSGFPRVKAGYLELTAPSISEAIDAAVAEGAKRIWTYPLFLFPGRHMLNDLPRLLTEARGRHREVPIHFGEAMHRHPKLLELARLRIGPLASEGGRSALLLVANGGSEPGRIEAVERFAAKLRPAFPGVQLLSCFAEIAWPSLSDAFDQCAAMGKRSIVVFPCFLFTGRILQGVYLKMEKLKERHPGLSVRVAEYFGAHPLLAEIVWEGIHQAREVAGGPGLKAKKLTEEG, encoded by the coding sequence GTGATCGGTGGAGAGACCAGACCGGATCCGAGAGAAGAGACGATCATTCTTCTGGGGCACGGCAGCCGGGATGTCGCTGCGATCGAAGAATTCGAGCGGTTTATTAACCTCTTCAAGGCGCATTCCGGTTTTCCGAGGGTGAAGGCCGGCTATTTGGAGTTGACGGCGCCGTCGATCTCCGAGGCGATCGATGCGGCGGTGGCGGAGGGGGCGAAGCGGATCTGGACCTATCCGCTGTTCCTCTTCCCCGGCCGGCATATGCTGAACGATCTTCCCCGCCTGCTGACGGAGGCGCGAGGGCGTCACCGTGAGGTCCCGATCCATTTCGGCGAAGCGATGCACCGGCATCCGAAGCTGCTGGAGCTGGCACGGCTTCGGATCGGGCCGCTCGCTTCGGAGGGGGGGCGGAGCGCCTTGCTGCTGGTGGCCAACGGCGGGAGCGAGCCGGGACGGATCGAGGCGGTGGAGCGTTTTGCGGCCAAGCTCCGGCCGGCGTTCCCCGGCGTGCAGCTCCTCTCCTGTTTCGCCGAGATCGCCTGGCCTTCCCTGTCCGATGCGTTCGATCAGTGTGCGGCGATGGGGAAACGGTCGATCGTCGTCTTCCCCTGTTTTCTCTTCACGGGGCGGATTTTACAAGGGGTTTATCTAAAAATGGAGAAACTCAAGGAACGCCATCCGGGGCTTTCGGTCCGTGTGGCGGAGTACTTCGGCGCCCACCCGCTGTTGGCGGAGATCGTTTGGGAGGGGATCCACCAGGCGAGAGAGGTGGCGGGGGGCCCGGGGTTGAAGGCAAAGAAGTTAACGGAGGAAGGATGA